A genomic stretch from Capricornis sumatraensis isolate serow.1 chromosome 4, serow.2, whole genome shotgun sequence includes:
- the LOC138078878 gene encoding large ribosomal subunit protein uL22-like — protein sequence MVRYSLDPENPTKSCKSRGSNLHVHLKNTRETAQAIKGMHIQKATKYLKDVTLKKQCVPFRRYNGGVGRCAQAKQWGWTQGQWPKKSAEFLLHMLKNAESNAELKGLDVDSLVIEHIQVNKAPKMQRRTYRAHGWINPYMSSPCHIEMILTEKEQIVPKPEEEVAQKKKISQKKLKKQKLMAQE from the exons ATGGTGCGCTATTCACTTGACccagaaaaccccacaaaat CATGCAAATCAAGAGGTTCAAATCTTCATGTACACTTAAAGAACACTCGTGAAACCGCCCAGGCCATAAAGGGTATGCATATCCAAAAAGCCACCAAGTATCTGAAGGACGTCACGTTAAAGAAGCAATGTGTGCCGTTCCGTCGTTACAACGGTGGAGTTGGCAGGTGTGCACAGGCCAAACAGTGGGGCTGGACTCAGGGTCAGTGGCCCAAAAAGAGTGCTGAATTTTTACTACACATGCTCAAAAATGCAGAGAGTAATGCTGAACTTAAGGGCTTAGATGTAGATTCTCTGGTCATTGAGCACATCCAAGTGAACAAAGCCCCCAAGATGCAGCGCAGGACTTACAGAGCTCATGGTTGGATCAACCCCTACATGAGCTCTCCCTGCCACATTGAGATGATCcttactgaaaaagaacagattgttcctaaaccagaagaggaggttgcacagaagaaaaagatatcccagaagaaactgaagaaacaaaaacttatggCCCAGGAATAA